The DNA sequence GGGCGAGTCCCCGACTTTAATGAATAACCCGACGAAAGTCCTATAATAGCACTGGTAGTATCGGTTGCATTCTGATAAACATATTTGTAATAAATAGGAAAACCATCTGCGGCATATCCTACAATAGGAGAGTGTGATGTGCCACTGATCCCCAAGTTAGTAGTAAAGTAATTGGTAGGAATAGCGTGATAATGATATTCTCCAAAAGGGTTTAAATGTCCTCCATTATCAGTACCCATGTTTTTTCCAATACTATTAGAACTAGAGGTAGCCTCTACGTGCCACTCGATGTTATTTTCGCCTGTATTAGGATTTTGAAAGGTTTCGGCAGAGTTAGGGTCATATTTTACCCCGTTTATCGATACCCCAAATGTATATGTAGAAGTACAGCCTTTTTTTGTTTCGGTGGTTTCGTACAATGGGGTAAAAGCCGCTGCAGTGTCAGGATAGGCACAAAAGGCATACAGGTAATTACCCGCTGTTACGGTAAACTGAGGCTGTTTATAGTTATCAGTATGATCAGGGTAGTTATTGCTCACACAATAACGTACCGAACCCAGTGTGTCAATACATACTGCATTGGAGCTTTCATTGGCATAAATAGTGGTACTGTCACAACTAAGCGATTGCGATTTGACCAGTAAAGGCACAAACGCCAACAATACTAAAAGTGTAACCTTTTTCATGTATGAGGGGATGTTTATGAGTGAAAAATTAGAATATGTTGAATGGCTGTTTTTCAATCTAATAAATAAATGTCAGCGATTTTTCTATTTCGAGTAAGATACTTGAATGCTTTTGCGGCGGTGATTCAAAGAAAATGACCTGTTACGTTGATTAAGTAGGAATAAGGCTTTTACAATGGCATGGGTGTTGTACTTGAGTAAGTAAGTACTTGTTACTTGAATCTCTTGAATATTGTCAGCAAAAGACGCCTCAAAAGCGTATACCATGTGACGTTTTTGGAATTTTTGCCCGGTTTTATGGTAAGGTAACGCTTGATTATTGATCCGAATCTTGATATTTTGTCGGATATACTCATCAGCACAGGAGTTCATCATGTCTTGTGGAGAGCACTTTGCTTCTTTTTTAAGTGCCAATGCCAACAACCTCTTGTCAAACGTTGCAGTAATGTAGAGTGTATTATTACGCTGTTCAAACACAAGTTTACCCACTACCTCATCGTGTAGTAATACATCAGGAGAAGTAGTATGACCGGGTAAAGTGAATAGTAAGAGTGAAAAAATGATCAATGTCTTTTTTATCGTGTTCATAAGTGAAAATTGGCTTAGAGTAGGGTAAAAACAGTTGTGTAAATGAAGGAGACAAAAAAAAGGTGTTTGTAACCTGTATTTAAAAGAAAACTATAGTTGTGGGGGCTTGCCTCTACAAATGATCATGCCGGAATAACGATTGATTTGTACCCGATTTGCGGATAAATTGTAGTAAGTGTGTTTAACT is a window from the Microscilla marina ATCC 23134 genome containing:
- a CDS encoding YHYH protein; protein product: MKKVTLLVLLAFVPLLVKSQSLSCDSTTIYANESSNAVCIDTLGSVRYCVSNNYPDHTDNYKQPQFTVTAGNYLYAFCAYPDTAAAFTPLYETTETKKGCTSTYTFGVSINGVKYDPNSAETFQNPNTGENNIEWHVEATSSSNSIGKNMGTDNGGHLNPFGEYHYHAIPTNYFTTNLGISGTSHSPIVGYAADGFPIYYKYVYQNATDTTSAIIGLSSGYSLKSGTRPGDGVSAPDGNYDGNYYEDYKFSSGDLDECNGRYGITPDFPQGTYYYVLTDNYPYIPRCFKGTYVDHTFRIGPAASCPESTAGTDCATPVYGCLDPFATNFNTNADIDDGSCTYSTTSVSDEIYANFKAYPNPSQGSIFIALPEHIAYTVSVVNLLGETIIQTTTDASTSQITLRDLEAGIYFIKIASEKYKITKKFIVK
- a CDS encoding DUF6702 family protein, whose product is MNTIKKTLIIFSLLLFTLPGHTTSPDVLLHDEVVGKLVFEQRNNTLYITATFDKRLLALALKKEAKCSPQDMMNSCADEYIRQNIKIRINNQALPYHKTGQKFQKRHMVYAFEASFADNIQEIQVTSTYLLKYNTHAIVKALFLLNQRNRSFSLNHRRKSIQVSYSK